The Nitrospira sp. sequence CAAGCTGGTCGGCACCACAGTGGATTGGTACGGTGGGAAGAAGTACGAGATCACGAAGGATCGGACTGATTGGAAAGCAGATCCGGTGAAGGTCTCCCTCAAGGACTGGGTCGAGATGATGCTTCCTCCGCAAGGCAAGCCGGGTAAGAAGAACAGCGAAAAGGAGCAGACGCTCGCGTACGATGCGACCGTGAATGATTGGGCTTGGGATGGCCACAAGGCGCTCACTGAGCTGGAGACCGCGTATGAGTGGGTGAACTACAAATCGGCCACGCCAGGAAAGCGGCAGGAAATTCTCTTCGATGCGCGATCCGGCAAACTCGCCTGGCCGTGGTTGCGGCCGCATCTGGGCCGTCGTGTCCCCTTCTCGCCAAGCCATAGCGGTGCCCCGTGGCTGGAACCGATCCATCGCCGCGACGACGGCAGCAACTCGACGGAGCCACCGAGGCCTGGAGAGCAGGGACCGTGGAGTCTATGTCCTGAAGGAGCGCCGCAAAAATTCTTCAACATCCATGCGATTACGTTGCCGATCACACTGAAGAGGGCGACCGCCAAGACACCGGCGATCGTGGACCCGGACGGCATGCTCTATGTGCTGCATGAAGAAGAGCAGGACGTCCGGAAAACTTCCGCCAAGCAGATGCCATTGGTGATCCGCGGGAACGTGCAGGATTGCATCGACGTCGTCTACACGAGCGAGTTGAAGGACGATCAGCGTCAAGGGTTCTCCAGCAAGACGAACCTGCACCCGCACATGTTCCAGTTCGACACTCAGGCGTCGGATGGCCCCATCATCGGTTTCTCCTACGAGATGTCGCTGCGACCCTTCACCATCTTGAAGGACGAACACCCCGGCAAAGGTATGCCGGTGCCGATGAACACGACGATCGAAGCCGATGCCGCCAAGGGAACCACCACCATTACGGTCAGGGATGCCTCGCGTTATCACGTGAAGACGGAACTCGGCGTGGGCATGGACGAGGTCGGTCGGTTTGAATCAGCACGAATCAGCAAGATCAGTGGAAACCAGATCACGTTTGAGCGGCCGCTCAAGTATCACCACAAGAAGGGCGAAATCGTCTCGGTGGAGTGGATCAGAGAACGGTGGTACGTGGACGCCGATTTCGGCACCACGTTCTGGCACGACCATGTGTTCGGATTGGATGGCTGGGGCCACGGCTTTTACTCAACGTTTATTGCCGAGCCGCCGCGATCGACCTATCATGACCCGGTGACCGGTAAGGAAGTCCGGAGCGGACCGGTGGCCGACATTCACACGACCGAACCGGTGTCCGCACATATCAAGGGTTCTTTCCGTGAGATCGTCACGCAGGTCATGGATTCCAACCCCAGAACGTCGGAATTGATTACCACTGACAATCCGCAGGCGAAGGTCGGCGCGATTTCTGTCGACGGGACCCCTTCCGCAGTGTACCCCGCCCGGCTCAATCTGTTGCCGATGAAATTCTTGAACGGCGGCGAAGCGACGACCGGCGGCGGCTACAACATGCGGGTTGAGCCGTTGTCTGTGCGGCTCGCCAACAACCCCGATCCATCGCAGTTGTTCCGCAGTGCGATTCACGGAGATCCCGAGACCCCGATGTTGCGGGCGTATCTGGGCGATCCGGTGGTCGTCCGGTTGATCGAAGGATCGGCCAACGAAGTGCATTCCTGGCACATCAGCGGCCATTGGTTCCCGATGGAGCGGTACAGCAAGGACTCGATCCCGCGCAGCACGTTGCACGTCGTGATCGGAGAGCGGTATGACGCAGCCATCCCGGCCGCAGGGGGACCGCAGCAGATGGCCGGAGACTATCTCTACTACAGCGGGCGCGCGTCTCACTTCGCGGAAGGCAGCTGGGGGATTTTCAGAGTGTTCGATAAGGCAGATGCGACACTGAAGCCGCTGCCGGGTCGGGCGGAGATTCCTCAATCGGCGAAGTCCGTCTGTCCGGCCGATGCGCCGGTCAAGACCTTCAATGTCGCCGCCATCGATAAGGCGATCCGTTACAACAAAGGAACGCCCGGTGTGATGGAAGTGGACTTGGAGCGGAAGATGGTGCTGGGCAACGAAACCGGAAAGATGTACGTGCTCGAAGGTGAAAAGACGAAAGTTGCCTCGGGCAGCCTCGAACCGAGTCCGCTGACCCTGCATGTGAATGTCGGCGATTGCATCAAGGTCAATCTGAAGAACGAAATGGCCAAAGATCGGGCCGGATTCCACGTCGATAATCTGGCCTATGATCCCAAGGAATCGATGGGGATCAACGCGGGCAACAACCCCGGCGACCAGACCGTCGCGCCGGGACAAAGCCGGACCTACACGTACTATGCCCATCCTGAATTCGGCGAAAACGCGGCCTTGATTCAGGACTGGGGAAACGTGATTGAAAATCCGCGAAACGGGCTCTTTGGCGCGATCATCATCGGTCCGAAGGGATCGCGTTATCGCGATCCGGCCAGCGGCGAAGATCTGAGCGACAAGAGCTCCTGGAAAGCGGATGTGATCGTCGATCGCACTCTGTCGGGAAATGAACATCGGCAGAACTATCGGTCGTTCGCGCTGCTGTTCCAGGATGAGGACAATATCATCGGCACCAGCTTCATGCCGTACATCCAAAAAGTCGCGGGTGTGACGGCGGTGAACTATCGGTCCGAGCCGACGGATTACCGCACGGAGAAAGGCTGTGCATACAGCGAAATCTTCGTGTGCGTGAAGGCTGGGGAGCAGCCCGTGACGCCGACCATCGCCGCCCATGTCGGCGATCCGGTCGTGATTCATGTGCTAGGTGCGTTCAGCGAACAGGTCCAGCTGTTCAGCGTGTCCGGTCATGAATGGAAACATGAGCCCTACCTGACCGGGGCGGACCTTGTCAGCACCATGGAATTCGGCGGGTCCGAGGTCATTAATGCCTGGTTGCACGGCGGGGCCGGTGGGCCGAACGGTATCCCCGGGGACTATCTCTGGCTCAACCAGAGGCCCGGGTACCTTGATGCCGGTCACTGGGGAATGTTGAAGGTTTTGGATCGTGACAGCCGCGCGATTCTGCCGTTGAGCGGTCGGGGTCCGGCCACCCAACAGGCGGAAGAGCCATCGCCGGTGCAATCCCTACCGGTGTCCACGCAGTTCAAGTAGGCCTGCATCATTGCAGACCTTGAGGGGGGGGAATCCGGTTGTAAAGCCGGATTTCCCCTCCTTCATTTTTGGCGGCCAACAATGCCTTGAACCGCATCTCATGCATGCGGTACAAACAAGACATGGACGTAAGCCGGAAGCGCACATTAGCCGGGTTGCCCGTCTTCTGGATCACATCGGTTGTTCTCGTATGCGGCCCGGTGGCGACGGCGACGGCGCTCGATTTTTCCGCCGACCGAATTGTCAAAGATGGGACGTCTGCGGTCACCGCTCACGTCAATGCCAAAGATGATCGCTGGCGGTTCGAGTACACGGAACCACAAAGCGGTGCCAATATCATGATCGTTCGGATGGACAAGCAGCATTCGTGGCTCATCTTGTCGAAGCGCCGGCAATACCTTGAGGTACCGATTGCGAGCAGCCATTTGTTGACGGTCACTGAGAAGATGGAAGGAGAAGTCTTACGGGAGTTCGTGGGTGAAGAGATGCTGGACGGCCGCCCTACCGAATTGTTCGAGATCACGGTTGCCGAAAATGGCGAGACTCGCCAATATTATCGGTGGGTGACCAAAGCGGAGCGATTTCCCCTCAAGACCGTGAGCAAGCAGGGGAAGTGGTCAGAGGAGTTTCGCCGGTTGATTTTCACTCAGCAGTCTCCGTTCCTCTTCGAACTTCCGCGACGACTGGATAACGCGAATCCATCAGCAGGCACGCAACATTGATCGCGTGACTGGAGGAGATATGAAACAAGCGATACAGGTAGGACTGTGGACCGTGGGTTGTCTGTCGGCCATGTTGACCTTGGGGCTCCGTGCGGATGCCGGAGCCTATGAGTCAGGAACCGTAACCGAGGCTGCGACGGTACGCGGCAAGGTGATGTTTGCGGGAACGGTTCCGCCTCCGAAAGAATTTGAGTTGCGGCGCTATGCCGATGAAGTGTTCTGCGGAGCGCTCTCGGACGGAAAGGGGCGCCGATTCTTGAAGGAGGTCAATATTGGAGGAGAAGGCGGACTCAAGGATGTGGTCGTGATCGTGGAGGGAATCGAGAGAGGGAAGCCGTTCACCTTCACGGATGCCCAGATGGAAGCGAACATTTGTCAGTTCCTCCCATTCGTGACCGTGGTCAGCGATAAGCGCCAAGTCACCGTCACCAATCGGGATCCGGTTGCCCACGATATTCAAGGCTACGCCTATGACCAGGCTGGAGTGGATATCGTCCTCCATCGGCCGGCGCTGCAAGCCAGCGGGACTACGGATGTGGTTCAGTTAGTGAAGGGACGAAAGGTCTTCACCATGCAGTGCGGGCGGCATCCCTACATGCAGAATTGGGGATATGCCATCGACAATCCCTATTATGCGGTGACGGATCTCGAGGGCTCATTCGCCATTGGAGATCTCCCGGCCGGCACCTACCGCATCAAGGCTTGGCACCCTATTTTGGGAATGCAAGAGCGGGAGATCACCGTGAAACCGAATGAGACGGTCTCCCTCGACCTGCTGTTTGAAAACAAGTAATGGAACACGACGTGTGCATTATCGGGGTGCAACCGGCGGGTGTTCCGATTGCGGCTTGAGTGGGCTGAGCGCGTTCTGATCTCGTCCAGGCGGAGTTGAGAAGCTCCTACTTAGAGAAGGAAGGATACAATCACTCGTGGGGAGTCAGGAATGACATTTCAATCGGAGCGACTCCTGGATGATTCAGGCCGGTTTTTCGAATTCATCGGGTGCGGGGGGGGGCGTCCGGGGGCGGGTGGTGCGAAAGTGGACGAGGTCCTTCGAGAACAGCACATCTAAGGTCCAGTCCAAGGCCACGAGGAGTTTCTTCTCCAAGCGCGGGAGTTTCAGCAAATAAATGGTGCGCCAGAGCCACCAGGCGAAGAAGCCGGAGAAGTTCACCCCGAGAATGTTGGCGACCCCGGTCCGTTTCCCGATGGGCGCCAGCAGCCCGAGCGTCGCGTAGCGGAAGGGTTTCATCGGGGCACCGCGCACGGTGGCGAGGATATTCCGCGCCGCCACCCGCCCTTCCCGCAACGCATGTTGCGCGGTGGGCGGATGGAAGGCGCCCGTCTGGCCATCCGGCACGAGCGCACAGTCCCCCAACGCCCACACGCCCGGCCACCCCGCCACTTCGAGATACTCATTGACGAGGACCCGGCCCTTCGTTTTCGGGCACGGCAGGGTGGCCAAGAGGGCATGCGGGGTAATGCCGGCGGTCCAGACCAGCGTATTGGTCGTCACGGTGGTCCCATCGCTGAGCATGACGTCGCGATCCGTCACGGCGGTGACTTTACAGTTCGCATGGATTTCCACCTGCTGCTCCCCAAGCTTGCGCTGAGCGTACGTGCCGAGCTTCTCCCCGAGTTCCGGTAAGATCACCGGCCCCGCACTGACCAGGATGAGCCGCAGCATGTCGCCCCGAAGATGTGGAAAGAACCGCACCGCCTCCCGCAAAAAGTCATTCATGGCCGCAATGGTTTCGACCCCCGCAAACCCGCCGCCGGCCACGACGAAGTTCAGCAGCGGCGCCCGGAAGCCCCCCCCACACTCAAAGTCCGCTTCCTCCAGATTGGCAATGAGATGGTTGCGGAGCACAATCGCGTCACTCAGGGACTTCATCGTGAACGCCCGGCTGGCCACCCCGGGAATGTTGAAGAAATTCGTGGTGGAGCCGAGGGCCAGCACGAGGTGGTCATAGGGCAGCGAGTGGCAATGCTGCTCGTGCCCATGCGACAGGCCGACGCGTTTCTGCACGAGATCGATGGCCTCGATCTCGCCATGAAAGAACGTCACCCGACGCAGCAGCTTGCGGATCGGGCTGACGATATTGGTGATGTCCAGGTCGCTCGCGGCGACCTCGTGCAGCATCGGGGTGAAGAGGAAAAAGTTATCGTGGTTGACGAGCGTGACGTCGACGGCCGCGCCGCGCGCCAGCGCCTGTTCGAAGGCCAACGCCGCATACATGCCCCCGAACCCCCCGCCCAAAATCACCACGCGCGCCTTACCGCTAGACATATATCCTGAGCCACAGGTGAAATGTTCTGGAGAGCATGACGTTAGAAGCCTGTCCCACATGAGGGCAAGCCCATGCCTGTCATTTGTGGTAGAGAAGGAAGCTTTCGCCTCAGAGGATAGGGTGTTATTCGCTGACTTCCCGGACCTCCCGTCCCTTCGATCTCGAGGCCCTGTACCTGCTGCTAGGCCTTTTTCATCCATGAATTCGTCGCCCCTTCATAGGTGCTCTGCTGTTCTGCCTCATTCCGTCGGCTTGCGCAGTTCTGACAAGACTTCGAGAATGTCCGCCGGACGCGGCGGGCAGCCGGGTATACGGACGTCGACGGGAATGTGGCGCTCAACCGGACCCGTCACGGCATAGCTGCCTTTGAACATGCCGCAGTTCATCGCACAATCACCGAGCGCGATGACAATCTTCGGATCAGGCGTTTGCTTGTGCACGTCTCTCAACGCTCGCTCCATATTAATGGTGACCGGCCCCGTCACCACCAATGCGTCGGCGTGACGCGGCGAGGCCGCGATGTGAATGCCGAACCGCTCGGCATCGTACACGGGATTCAGAAGCGCGTTCATCTCCATCTCACAGGCGTTGCAGGAACCGGTATCGACTTCCCGGATTGCGAGAGATTGCCGAAAGATCTTAGTCTTTTCCGTCACAG is a genomic window containing:
- a CDS encoding multicopper oxidase domain-containing protein, which gives rise to MRSNQLEQTRRQKNASVMLRFQSLALASSLAFAPIGFAAEQHRHHDNAGQASADKVIYREGGSILHDRMMDEVKRQQEFMGEKGGYSNGANSHMLQQGVLLVAEDPSKVAVSSGQRCPANAPVKEYHVSAINVEITLSRFLDYFPGYMYVLTENVEKVRGEEKSNSDAREKENDPGAVSNGLQGDIIQPLVIRANQGDCLKLTLHNQINDEPTNLVINGSSMVVTTTGKPATPSNPDTTVAAGGERSFEWYIKPDTQEGARFFRSHASREQFNLGLIGMLVVEPRGSRYLSPFDGQPMPSGWEAMIEDPNGADFREFAIFYHEAGDEAFRLLNKKGEMLPQRDPHTDSYRPGARLLNYRSEPHGTRIELQAHMGFYGDESMAYGSYTFGDPATTIPRSYLGDPAKFRMAGGSEIVHSHHLHGGSIRWARQPGNSQLDFAVSKNGPVKFPPISDTSDRLDVQSIGPTEVYDQVIEGGSGGLQALAGEFVFHCHIPQHYVTGMWGFWRVYNTLQAPGFQTDVMKPLVELPDRAGKMKGGIPSDKLVGTTVDWYGGKKYEITKDRTDWKADPVKVSLKDWVEMMLPPQGKPGKKNSEKEQTLAYDATVNDWAWDGHKALTELETAYEWVNYKSATPGKRQEILFDARSGKLAWPWLRPHLGRRVPFSPSHSGAPWLEPIHRRDDGSNSTEPPRPGEQGPWSLCPEGAPQKFFNIHAITLPITLKRATAKTPAIVDPDGMLYVLHEEEQDVRKTSAKQMPLVIRGNVQDCIDVVYTSELKDDQRQGFSSKTNLHPHMFQFDTQASDGPIIGFSYEMSLRPFTILKDEHPGKGMPVPMNTTIEADAAKGTTTITVRDASRYHVKTELGVGMDEVGRFESARISKISGNQITFERPLKYHHKKGEIVSVEWIRERWYVDADFGTTFWHDHVFGLDGWGHGFYSTFIAEPPRSTYHDPVTGKEVRSGPVADIHTTEPVSAHIKGSFREIVTQVMDSNPRTSELITTDNPQAKVGAISVDGTPSAVYPARLNLLPMKFLNGGEATTGGGYNMRVEPLSVRLANNPDPSQLFRSAIHGDPETPMLRAYLGDPVVVRLIEGSANEVHSWHISGHWFPMERYSKDSIPRSTLHVVIGERYDAAIPAAGGPQQMAGDYLYYSGRASHFAEGSWGIFRVFDKADATLKPLPGRAEIPQSAKSVCPADAPVKTFNVAAIDKAIRYNKGTPGVMEVDLERKMVLGNETGKMYVLEGEKTKVASGSLEPSPLTLHVNVGDCIKVNLKNEMAKDRAGFHVDNLAYDPKESMGINAGNNPGDQTVAPGQSRTYTYYAHPEFGENAALIQDWGNVIENPRNGLFGAIIIGPKGSRYRDPASGEDLSDKSSWKADVIVDRTLSGNEHRQNYRSFALLFQDEDNIIGTSFMPYIQKVAGVTAVNYRSEPTDYRTEKGCAYSEIFVCVKAGEQPVTPTIAAHVGDPVVIHVLGAFSEQVQLFSVSGHEWKHEPYLTGADLVSTMEFGGSEVINAWLHGGAGGPNGIPGDYLWLNQRPGYLDAGHWGMLKVLDRDSRAILPLSGRGPATQQAEEPSPVQSLPVSTQFK
- a CDS encoding carboxypeptidase regulatory-like domain-containing protein, translating into MKQAIQVGLWTVGCLSAMLTLGLRADAGAYESGTVTEAATVRGKVMFAGTVPPPKEFELRRYADEVFCGALSDGKGRRFLKEVNIGGEGGLKDVVVIVEGIERGKPFTFTDAQMEANICQFLPFVTVVSDKRQVTVTNRDPVAHDIQGYAYDQAGVDIVLHRPALQASGTTDVVQLVKGRKVFTMQCGRHPYMQNWGYAIDNPYYAVTDLEGSFAIGDLPAGTYRIKAWHPILGMQEREITVKPNETVSLDLLFENK
- a CDS encoding NAD(P)/FAD-dependent oxidoreductase, which translates into the protein MYAALAFEQALARGAAVDVTLVNHDNFFLFTPMLHEVAASDLDITNIVSPIRKLLRRVTFFHGEIEAIDLVQKRVGLSHGHEQHCHSLPYDHLVLALGSTTNFFNIPGVASRAFTMKSLSDAIVLRNHLIANLEEADFECGGGFRAPLLNFVVAGGGFAGVETIAAMNDFLREAVRFFPHLRGDMLRLILVSAGPVILPELGEKLGTYAQRKLGEQQVEIHANCKVTAVTDRDVMLSDGTTVTTNTLVWTAGITPHALLATLPCPKTKGRVLVNEYLEVAGWPGVWALGDCALVPDGQTGAFHPPTAQHALREGRVAARNILATVRGAPMKPFRYATLGLLAPIGKRTGVANILGVNFSGFFAWWLWRTIYLLKLPRLEKKLLVALDWTLDVLFSKDLVHFRTTRPRTPPPAPDEFEKPA
- the nuoB gene encoding NADH-quinone oxidoreductase subunit NuoB; translated protein: MFRIIKKSLKTGVVTGQYPESEPPSEPINPAVTEKTKIFRQSLAIREVDTGSCNACEMEMNALLNPVYDAERFGIHIAASPRHADALVVTGPVTINMERALRDVHKQTPDPKIVIALGDCAMNCGMFKGSYAVTGPVERHIPVDVRIPGCPPRPADILEVLSELRKPTE